Within the Candidatus Hydrogenedentota bacterium genome, the region GCACCGGTATCGAGTTCGACGAAGAACGCGTCGACGAACGGCTCCAGGAAATGAGGAAACGCTACGATTCGCCCGAGCAGTTCAACAAGGAACTCGAGGCGTCGGGCGAGACGCTCGGCGACCTGCGCGTCCGTATCCGCAAACAGACCCTTGCCCGGGCCATGGCGGTGCGCAAGCAGAACGAGTTCGAAAAGGAAGTCGTGGTGTCGGAGTCGGATGTTGCCCAGTATTTCGAGGACCATGAAAAGGAATTCTCCCGGCCTGAACGCGTGCGCGTCAGCCAGGTCTACCTGCCCGCTTCCAACGACGCGAACGAGCGCGCCACCGTCAAAGCGCGGATGGAAGAGATTCTGAGCGAGCTGAAGCAGGGCGGGGATTTTGCCGCGGTCGCGAAAGCGTACTCTAAAGAGCCCAGTGCGGAACAGGGCGGCGTCATCGGATGGGTGGTGCGGGGCGATTTGGTGCAGGTTCTCGAGGAAGCCGCGTTCACGTTGCCTGTGGGCGGCATCAGCGAAGTCCTCGAAAGCCCCGGCGGCTTCCACATCCTCAAAGTCGAAGAACGGCAAGACGCGGGCCAGGCCACGCTGGAAGACGTGCGCAAGGACATCGAACCCAAATTGCGCGCTCAAGTCGCCGCGGAACGTTACAAGAAGTGGGTTCAGGAATTGCGCAAGGAAAGCCGCGTCCGCGTTTTCTATTGATCGAAACAGCCGTTCTTGTGCCGGCCGGCCGGATAGCTTCATGCTCGCACGCGCGATGAAAATGGCCTTCTGGATCACCTACGACCACCTCGGGAAGTTCCTCGTCGTTGGGCTTCTATGGTCCGTGGCGCTGTTTGTGCCGGGGTGGATTGCCCTGGTTGGCCTCTTCAGCGGCGAGCCCGGGGTGCGCGCCATTATCGGCATACCTGCGGCGCTGGCCGCGTTCGGGATCATCCTCCCCGTCCCCAGCGCGGGACTGGCATACTTCATCAAGGTCCTGATCGACGAACGCGACGGAAGCATCGGCGACTTCTTTCGCGGCATCAAGCTGTACGCGGTGCGCGCCGTGGCAATCGGGCTCTTCTTCGTATTTGCCGCCGCCAGCCTGGGCACCAGCACGTGGTTCTACGCCGCCAAGCTTCGCGACACGGCGCCATGGCTTGGCTATGCCATCAGCGGCCTCGCACTCTGGTGCCTCTTGTTTGCCGCGCTGATGGGCTTGCTCGTTCTGCCGGCCCTGGTGCAGAAGAAAGCAGGCATCTACGAAACCCTCAAGCTGACAGCCCTCCTGGTTCTCGGCAATCCCTTGTTCTCGCTGGGCCTGGCTTTTCAGGTGCTGACGCTCACGGCCGTATGTCTTGCAATCTTCCCGGTATTCATCTTCCTGTACGGGCCCGGGTTCGCCGCTTTGACCGGCAGTGCGTACGAGATGCTGGCGCGCAAGTACGCGGCCAGGGCCGCGGAAACCGGCGCCAGACAGGACCGGCCTCCGTATCCTTCCGATGAAGAAGACGACTATTTGAACCGGGGTTTTCGAGATTTCCTTTTCCCGTGGAAGGGGTAATGGCGGGGCCGCGCCGAACGCCTGCGCTCGAGCCCAGCCAAGACTATTCTTTGTCGATGAAAGGAACTACGCTGCGAACGAACCCGATCGTGGGCTCGGGTTCCGGCGCGACAAACTCGATGCCCAGCATGTTCAACAGTGAGCCCTCCGCAAGCCGAAGGTCAACGAAAGCCTTCTCGAGGGCAATGGTGGCCTGCACTTCCTGGCTCTGGGCCGCGGTGAGGTCGTCCTGCATATCCAACACCTGGTAACTCGAGGTGAGACCGAGTTCGAGGCGCTTCTCTTCAGCCGACACGTTGACTTCCTGCAGCTTGCGCGACTGCTTGCTGCTTTCGACGAGGGTGCGGTTTGTCTCGATGGTTATGTATGCCGTGCGAACGGCGAGCATGATGTCCTGACGCGCCTTGTCGAGTTGCCGTTCGGCCTCGCTCACTTCAATGCGAGAGCGCTGGTATTGTCCTCGCGCCGTGCGGTTGCCAATGGGTACCGAGCCCTGAATATTGATGGTGTAAGAATTGTCGGTGCGGTCCTTGATGCCGTCGAACACGTCGTTCTTGTCGGGGCCGCGGCCGCCCTGAGACACGGAGCCGCCGATGTCCAGCTGGGGCAGCAGGCTATTCCTGGCCACGGTCTTGTTGATCCGGGCGCTCTCGATGGCC harbors:
- a CDS encoding peptidylprolyl isomerase codes for the protein MRTLQVLVVMFVAAVPVLHAEIVDQILATVDTEAILLSEVMMEIAPGLAELQASSADQASFGRAADKLIREALDQAIETKILLREAVRTGIEFDEERVDERLQEMRKRYDSPEQFNKELEASGETLGDLRVRIRKQTLARAMAVRKQNEFEKEVVVSESDVAQYFEDHEKEFSRPERVRVSQVYLPASNDANERATVKARMEEILSELKQGGDFAAVAKAYSKEPSAEQGGVIGWVVRGDLVQVLEEAAFTLPVGGISEVLESPGGFHILKVEERQDAGQATLEDVRKDIEPKLRAQVAAERYKKWVQELRKESRVRVFY